From Virgibacillus natechei, the proteins below share one genomic window:
- the mntR gene encoding transcriptional regulator MntR, which translates to MPTPSMEDYIEQIYNLIETKGYARVSDIAEALMVHPSSVTKMVQKLDKDEYLNYEKYRGLVLTSRGKKIGERLVFRHELLEEFLEIIGVDKEKIYEDVEGIEHHLSWNSIDRIGDLVNYFKSDKKRVDKLRQIHIDNEK; encoded by the coding sequence ATGCCTACCCCGAGTATGGAAGATTATATTGAGCAAATATATAATTTAATTGAAACGAAAGGCTATGCGCGTGTATCTGATATTGCAGAAGCATTAATGGTACACCCTTCTTCTGTTACTAAAATGGTCCAGAAATTAGACAAAGATGAATATTTGAACTATGAAAAATACAGAGGGTTGGTGCTAACGTCCAGAGGAAAAAAAATTGGGGAAAGACTGGTTTTTCGGCATGAATTATTAGAAGAGTTTCTTGAAATAATCGGAGTGGATAAAGAAAAAATTTATGAAGATGTTGAAGGGATAGAACATCATCTAAGCTGGAATTCAATTGATCGAATCGGGGATTTGGTCAATTATTTTAAATCAGATAAAAAGCGTGTTGATAAATTAAGGCAAATACATATAGATAATGAAAAATAA
- a CDS encoding SA1362 family protein, whose translation MARSKLSVLIYILIGLAVVGVVSQLFTNTINFLTNIIIMIAIGVAIFAAFYFIFFRKRNPSNSNEMKKYKKAVKHSKAKYKDNKTAITNKKPQSIQSKKKLNKRATHLRVIDGNKHKKKDRATF comes from the coding sequence ATGGCACGTAGTAAACTTTCCGTATTAATTTATATACTGATTGGCCTAGCAGTCGTGGGAGTTGTATCGCAGCTTTTTACAAATACAATAAACTTTCTAACCAATATTATTATAATGATAGCGATTGGTGTGGCAATCTTTGCTGCATTCTATTTTATTTTTTTCAGAAAAAGAAATCCTTCTAATTCAAATGAAATGAAAAAATACAAGAAAGCCGTTAAGCACTCTAAAGCTAAATACAAAGACAATAAAACAGCCATTACGAATAAAAAGCCACAATCAATACAATCAAAGAAAAAACTAAACAAACGTGCAACACATCTACGAGTAATAGATGGAAATAAACATAAGAAAAAAGATCGTGCTACCTTTTAA
- a CDS encoding YqhR family membrane protein: MSEKNIQLEQDNNEESMSILSRTFITGFVGGLIGSLFGIIMYYFNFSEVSPKSYVLRAWTTLEWTEGWLGDLVSIFLVGIISIAVAFIYYGILKKINSMWMGVAYGGILWGILFIVLQPIFTNVPPVMDLDINTIVSTLCLFIIYGTFIGYSISYDYHDMKLKEKKQEQQQANGN, from the coding sequence ATGAGTGAGAAAAACATACAATTAGAACAAGATAACAATGAGGAGTCCATGTCGATACTATCAAGAACTTTTATAACTGGTTTCGTTGGGGGACTGATAGGGAGTTTATTCGGGATCATTATGTACTATTTCAATTTCTCTGAAGTATCCCCTAAAAGCTATGTATTACGAGCGTGGACAACGTTAGAGTGGACAGAAGGGTGGCTGGGAGATCTTGTATCTATTTTCTTAGTAGGGATAATCTCTATAGCTGTGGCTTTTATTTATTACGGTATACTAAAAAAGATAAACTCCATGTGGATGGGAGTTGCGTATGGTGGTATCTTGTGGGGTATACTTTTTATTGTGTTGCAACCAATCTTCACAAATGTCCCACCAGTTATGGATCTAGATATAAACACGATTGTATCAACGCTTTGTTTATTTATTATATATGGAACATTTATTGGTTATTCCATATCCTATGACTATCATGATATGAAATTAAAAGAGAAAAAGCAAGAGCAACAACAGGCAAATGGTAATTAG
- a CDS encoding patatin-like phospholipase family protein, with product MKIDGVFSGGGIKAYAFVGALQSMEKKNLQLERTAGTSAGAIVAAFVASGYTYEEINELLAELDLEEFLDPPGLSKLVPFSKWFFLYFQLGIYKGDKLEEWLYNQLAKKNVYTFNDLKPGYLKVVVSDLSLGKLVVLPDDLKRIYNIEPNYFPIAKAVRMSAGFPYFFMPKKIPGNSNGKSIIVDGGLLSNFPLWVFENNNSSSDRPVLGVKLSESIENQNTPREIKNAFDMFHALFSTMKQAHDARYISKSHKNNIIFIPVTDVGTTDFHVGDETKELLIQSGLDSADHFLQHWPR from the coding sequence ATGAAAATTGATGGTGTGTTTTCCGGTGGTGGTATAAAGGCTTATGCGTTTGTAGGAGCATTGCAAAGCATGGAAAAGAAAAATCTGCAGCTGGAACGTACTGCAGGCACATCAGCTGGAGCTATCGTTGCAGCGTTTGTTGCTTCAGGTTATACGTATGAGGAGATTAATGAGCTACTGGCTGAATTAGACTTAGAAGAATTCTTGGATCCACCTGGGTTAAGTAAGTTAGTACCCTTCAGTAAATGGTTCTTTTTATATTTTCAACTTGGTATATACAAAGGTGATAAATTGGAAGAATGGTTATACAATCAATTAGCAAAAAAGAATGTATATACATTTAACGATCTTAAACCAGGATATCTTAAAGTTGTTGTAAGTGACCTGTCATTAGGAAAGTTAGTTGTTCTCCCGGACGATTTAAAGAGAATTTATAATATCGAACCAAATTATTTTCCCATTGCAAAAGCAGTACGGATGAGCGCAGGGTTTCCCTATTTTTTTATGCCAAAAAAAATACCAGGTAATTCAAATGGAAAAAGTATTATCGTCGATGGAGGCTTATTAAGCAATTTTCCGTTATGGGTGTTTGAAAATAACAATAGTAGTAGTGACCGTCCAGTTTTAGGTGTGAAGTTAAGCGAATCCATAGAAAACCAGAACACACCGAGGGAAATTAAAAATGCCTTTGATATGTTTCACGCACTTTTTTCAACAATGAAGCAGGCGCATGACGCTAGATATATATCTAAATCGCATAAAAATAACATTATTTTTATTCCTGTGACAGATGTTGGAACAACCGATTTTCATGTTGGGGATGAAACGAAAGAATTATTAATACAATCTGGTCTGGATAGTGCAGACCATTTCTTACAGCATTGGCCAAGATAA
- a CDS encoding M24 family metallopeptidase, with the protein MGKLTKLRKKLEASNLDAILITSAINRRYITGFTGTAGVAIVSREDARFITDFRYTEQANEEIDAFNIVEHKQSLDMEISNQLNEMNVKQLGFEKDHVTYSKYEQYKQVIDTELIPVSGLVEELRLVKSTDELSIMKKAAKIADDAFEHIQAYIKPGAKEIDISNELEFFMRKQGATSSSFDIIVASGNRSALPHGVASDKEIQSGELVTLDFGALYHGYCSDITRTVAVGEISSELKAIYNTVLEANVRGVDGIKPGITGKEADALTRDYIKGQGYGDYFGHSTGHGLGLEVHEGPGLSFKTDKKLEAGMVVTVEPGIYIPGVGGCRIEDDIVLTETGNERLTFAPKELIQL; encoded by the coding sequence ATGGGGAAACTAACAAAGTTAAGAAAGAAACTTGAAGCTAGTAACCTGGATGCGATTCTGATTACAAGTGCAATAAACAGACGGTACATTACTGGTTTCACTGGAACAGCAGGAGTAGCAATTGTGAGCAGAGAAGACGCACGGTTTATAACAGACTTTAGATACACGGAGCAGGCTAATGAGGAAATAGATGCGTTCAATATAGTAGAACATAAGCAATCATTGGACATGGAGATAAGTAATCAATTAAATGAGATGAATGTCAAACAACTTGGTTTTGAAAAGGATCATGTAACATACAGCAAATATGAGCAATATAAACAAGTTATTGATACAGAACTAATCCCTGTTAGTGGATTGGTAGAAGAGCTTCGCTTAGTAAAATCTACTGACGAGCTATCTATTATGAAAAAGGCTGCAAAAATTGCTGATGATGCTTTTGAACATATTCAGGCATACATAAAACCGGGTGCTAAGGAAATTGATATTTCAAATGAGCTTGAATTTTTTATGAGAAAGCAAGGGGCCACGTCATCAAGCTTCGATATAATTGTTGCCTCTGGTAATCGTTCAGCACTTCCGCATGGGGTTGCATCAGATAAAGAAATCCAATCTGGAGAGCTGGTAACACTTGATTTTGGAGCGTTATATCATGGATATTGTTCAGATATAACCAGAACTGTTGCTGTCGGGGAAATTAGTAGTGAACTTAAAGCAATATATAACACTGTACTAGAAGCAAATGTACGAGGTGTTGATGGAATTAAACCAGGCATTACTGGAAAAGAAGCAGATGCCTTAACACGCGATTATATTAAAGGGCAAGGATACGGGGACTATTTTGGACACTCCACAGGTCATGGGTTAGGTCTTGAAGTGCATGAAGGCCCAGGGCTGTCTTTTAAAACGGATAAAAAACTTGAGGCAGGCATGGTTGTCACGGTTGAACCGGGTATTTATATCCCTGGTGTGGGTGGATGCAGAATAGAAGATGATATCGTTCTTACAGAGACAGGAAATGAACGATTAACATTTGCTCCAAAAGAATTAATACAACTATAA
- the efp gene encoding elongation factor P — MISVNEFKTGLTIEVENDIWQVLEFQHVKPGKGAAFVRSKLRNLRSGNIQDKTFRGGEKVNKAHIESKKMQYLYASGNMHAFMDTDTYEQIEIQTSDIEYELKFMKENTEVQVSTYEGEVLGVDLAKNVKLEVTETEPGVKGDTASGGSKPATMETGLVVQVPLFINQADVLLISTTEGKYVSRA, encoded by the coding sequence ATGATTTCAGTAAATGAATTTAAGACAGGTTTAACAATTGAGGTAGAAAATGATATATGGCAAGTGTTGGAATTTCAACATGTTAAACCAGGAAAAGGTGCCGCATTTGTTCGCTCTAAACTTCGTAATTTAAGAAGCGGAAACATTCAAGATAAGACATTCCGTGGTGGAGAAAAAGTCAATAAAGCACACATTGAGAGTAAAAAAATGCAATATTTATATGCTTCTGGTAACATGCATGCATTTATGGATACGGACACATACGAACAGATAGAAATACAGACCAGTGACATCGAATATGAATTGAAATTTATGAAAGAAAATACAGAAGTTCAAGTTAGTACCTATGAAGGAGAAGTTCTCGGTGTGGATCTAGCTAAGAACGTCAAATTAGAAGTAACGGAAACGGAACCAGGTGTTAAAGGGGACACAGCTAGTGGTGGTTCAAAACCTGCAACGATGGAAACCGGTCTTGTTGTACAAGTACCACTTTTTATCAATCAAGCAGATGTGTTGCTTATTAGTACAACAGAGGGGAAGTATGTTTCAAGGGCGTAA